The DNA region tgatgatgatgatgatgagtcaATACGATATATACACAATGGAacaatatatcatcatcattggggttgttgtttgtatgcCACAGAGAGTTTACCAATTATAATGAGTTTTACGTTTgtatattcaaattattattataatggaaCAATACCACTACTAATTTATTACCACTACTACCAATGGATACGAATTGTGCTATTCATCGATAAAGTGactgaaaaaatcaaaataaacaaaacaaatccacattcaatttattttcaaaaaaaagaagaaaagaaaaaacattcgacattttggattcatttttttttgaccttattcattttttttctctatttattcatattttttttgatatataaattttgatgatgatgatatgatgttttgttttttttcctgtttatACAAAAAAAGGGTATGTTGATTGcatgatattttcatttcattctttttttctgatttgtGTTATATTAGTTTCATATAAATATCGttcaaattgataataataagcaTATATAtcggttttttgtttgttttttcaataaattcacaCGACAACTGTAATTGACTGATAAATTTCCTGGAAAAAACCCTCAATCAtaatattttgaatcaatgaatttatttaaacaatttatatatatacaaaaatgtACTTTTTCCACAGTAACCGATATATAATCGAAATGTTTTAATCagtaaaaagaaaagaaatggtttttgttttcttgtaATTGTTATTGCATCATACATGAAATATATACCTATATCACCTATCATCAATGtgtgtaatgatgattgaaatcataATTGTTaacaatgattgatcaaacctgatgaatatatattttttatttgttattattatttccttTCATACTCAGTATTgctcacatacacacacacacacacacacacacacacacacacacagttacaaaaaaaaaacatttacaattttttcactatttattttcattttttggcTAAATgccaaatgtttttcttcaaggataatgatgatgattgcggTGGCATCCtgtttgatatatatatatattattttgatttatattcattgcaaatttttccatttatttttattttatcaattttacatttcaaccaccatcatcatcttatgacatttgatttatttcatcattgacattcaattttttaaggagagagagagagtgagtgagaaaaaaaaatgagaaagaataaaactatggtgatcaaaaaaagaaaaagagagaatgTAGTagtttgactttttttttcttcattttcacagTTATTCAATGTCTACATGTAGATAAGTTTGTTGAATGTTTGTGAAAGAAAGACATAATAAAATGTAAATGTCAACAAcgtcaacaacgacaacaacaacaaaaaacaccgTTTCTGATTGTGGATGTGCTAAGTAGCTGGATAGTGttgatgtaaattttttttttgtttttgcttcATATTGTAAGTACATgtgattatcaattttgtaaaaaatcttatcgatttttttttgattcttatttttttttcttgaatactacagattataaaaaaaatgacaaaattgatcaaatatgATTATGCTGAAATGTCCGAAATTTTACCCGGATTATATCTTAGTTCATTGGATTCTGCACTTGATTCACAAACATTGACAACATATTCAATTAAAACAATCGTATCGATATTATCAAATCTACCGaaattcaatcgaattgattcaattaattattattttattgaattagatgatgaagaaCAACAAGATCTACTGGTATATTTGGAACGaacatttcaaattattgatcaatcattaaaaaataatcaaaatgttcTTGTACATTGTGCATTGGGTGTTTCACGTAGTTCAGCTACCGTCATTGCCTATCTAATGAAAAgccaaaaatcatcatcatttaatgatgCATATCGTCTAGTGAAATCAAAacgtattattattggcccAAATTTTGGTTTCCGTCGTCAATTAGCTTTATATGAAAAACTTGAAGGTGATTTATCAATGACAAATGTTTGGATGAGACGTTATATATTCAATCGAATGGTACATTCATATTCTGATTcatattatgatcatcaacagccAATACAATGTCAATCACgtaaagcaaaaaattttctaaattatttaaaaatgtttcaagaatattttcaacaacaaaaccaatCAATGTTGGTTTGTCAACCAAAATGtatttattataaatgtaaatcatgtcgatcaattttattcaatcaaaatgatcttattgataatgaaaatgaccagcagcagcaacaacaacaacaacaacagcagaatAACAATACAACAAATCGTCATGTATTGTCTACTAATAATGACGCTGATGGTACAATTCATATAATCATTGTAAAATGGATTGCCGatgatttattgaaatattttgattcattacaAAAATCTGGTAAAATTGATTGTCCAAAATGTCAAACTAAATTAGGAAGATTTGAATGGAATCGACCATATAATTATCGTCGTTTTATATATACAGtacaatatgatgattatccatGGATGAATGAAGTGATTGTACCATTAGTTTTATCAATTACACGTTCAAAAATTGACACTTATATTgttcaataatcatcaacgaatAACCGCAGCAATATCAAATATTGGTGATTCTTTCTTGATAAATtcttaaaaaatttttctatttctattttgcTCAAACAgttgaaaattgttcatcaaaaaaaaatttttttttttatagaaaCATATTGATCactgattgattaatttattgattataaaataaataaaatctttattatttctttattaattataataataaaatttttgaataaataaattgaaattatataactgtgtgtgtgtgtgttgttgttgcaaacaaaaacaaaaacaaacaaaaccaatTTTTCGATTACAAAATTTGTTCgtttaaaattaataatcatcattgtcattgataaattattgtCGTATATTACCATTGGCCAATAATCGTCCAACATCGAATCCAGGTGCatacaattcaatcaattggcAATGAATCTTTACATGTATGGCTGGATCATTAACAATTTCACCATCACAATTCCAAACACTTGAGCTTAATATACATCGTTTTTTAcgattcgattgtttttgtcgttgaatatttgatttatatgaatttttcgatACACGATCAATATTAATTTCGTCATTAATAGCCGATTCATAACCATAATCACATTCTTCGAATGTAtcgaaaaaatcacaatCGATAGATTTTTCAAACATATATCCTTTTCGTTTGTGTGTTGGTTCAACAATtggattgaattcaaattcacgAACACGATATGAAtcgataaaatcaaattcaaactaTAAacggtggaaaaaaacagtgaTGGATtataatattaaaaaaaaatgaaaatcatttcaaacaCACTTACAGGACTTTTTGTATGAAAAGCAACGCTGAATAAATATCTTAGATATTGAAAACGTGAACATTTAGATACGAGTATCAGATCGGCACATCCATTTCCAACATGTGCCATTGGTGACATACCATATTTACTCATATGACAACGACCGGATACTATTGCCGAATTTATTGCTAAAAATCGTCCACGTATCGAGATACAAGCTGTAATAATATATGAAATCATGAAatatgaaccaaaaaaaaaaaaaccaatacaTACCAGGTGAATCATCGGCGCTCAATGTTTCTCTAGATTTGATTCCAGCTTGTTGACATGTTGAACAGCTAAACataacattgaatgattaataactgaatgattatgaatgtATTAAACTTACTTGATGCCACATGGATTATAATCTTTTGGTGAACCATCATTTGGTTCTAAACAGATTTTTATCTCACCACTATATAAACGATGtttgagaaattttttcacaccAGCCCAATCATAACGTTTTGTACCCATCCAACGGATTCTTTCTGATTCACGAATAGTGTCACCAAAAAATCCATAACCCATAAATGAAGCCGTATAATCGAATCAGCTGTTCTTCATCACGATTATGAACAGCACcaacatcaatattgattgtaCGTCCCAAAACGATTGATATGATCGAATGAATTGGATCTTTATGGCCACAAGTTGCATAAACAACAGCATCCGTAGAACCAGCCGGTACAATTCCTAGTTTAAGTGCTGGTTTTTTTAACATTGCATCAATATTACcataattgatttgattttcacgTTGTGTACGAATCAATACACCATTCAATACTTCGCCAAACataccatcaccaccaataCATATTAtgccatcataatcattcaaatcagtCGTTTCGGCCAACAATATTTCTTTAGCCTGATTAGCATGTTCAGTGATTATAACATTCGAACGAATACAtgatatattcaaaattggtttaattttattttcaaatatttgtaTTCCTTTTTTATTTCCACCATATGGATtgataaacaataataaacgtTTTGGACGATCAAAtgctataataataataataattcaatttgagatgaaaaaaatcattgaattcatttcaaatataataataatacatacATTCTAATTTTGTACGAATTGAATAAGCAATTTCTGTTAATAATTGTGTTTCACGATGAATagcaatatcatcatcatcatcatcattattattattattcgatgaaattgattgaattgtcaTCGATGCCgatgccgatgatgatgatgattgtcgttgtcgatgttgatcatcatcatgtgtacTAAGTGTCAATAACTCTAAACGGAAACcgccatttttgtttcgtgaTGGTAAATCATATATAGTATAATATATTCGTACCATAAATGGTGGCTGTTTTTTAGAAGgatttatcattgattcatgacgattttttgttaccattgttgatgatgttgtgattgatgatgatgataacgatgattgTGTTTGTAATTTAAGctcattttcaatacaatTACATGATAATGGTATTGATGATCGATGGCTACGTTGTTTATGACGTCTTATACGACATGAACATATCCAAACGGCCATCATATCCGATAATTTTATGGTCACACGATCTTTGATATAAATCAAAGcaaaaatacaacaaaaaaaaaacaaaaggaTGGAATGtgttaatgaaaattataaacTAAGGATTTatgaatattaaaaaaaaaatatcacaaAATTGTTGGccatgaatttttgtttcttacTTCAACGaaaaggaaacaaaaaacaaaatgatccatctcaaaaatgtttttttttcattttatcatcatcagttccAGTCATAGTTGGGCTGATAATAGAAAAATGCTTTCCGTGAAAAAATTAGTTACTTCAATTGTTATtaattttcatgatgatttaatataatgaaaacgatgatgataataataataataataataacaacaacaacaacaacaacaacaacaacaacaacaaaaagaaaaaaaaataataagatATTGACATAGACAAGGTTATTATTAgtcaatcaattataaaGCCTCGTCATTAtatcatccatccattcattcattacgtAACATGACAAAATGGTCAACTagcaaaagtttttttctgctgttttctgctttttttcatacattcaatttaccttcaaaaattttttttctttcatttatcaatcaactgtaaatattatcaatgatgcTAATTATTTTATTCCTATGGAACGGACATTAAAAAACACACGCACgcacgtacacacacacacacacagaacacACATCTGTAGATGGAACACATGGTcaaattatatttatttatttttcaaagaaGAATAAGAagaggaaaacaaaaaaaaaacaacttcaatgaatttttgtttcacttcAATTCTAGTTTTCTCGTAttcctaaaaaaaaaacattaacatCGTTTCAATGACAAGttattgatgtttgtttactgattttttt from Dermatophagoides farinae isolate YC_2012a chromosome 5, ASM2471394v1, whole genome shotgun sequence includes:
- the LOC124500131 gene encoding dual specificity protein phosphatase 12 — encoded protein: MTKLIKYDYAEMSEILPGLYLSSLDSALDSQTLTTYSIKTIVSILSNLPKFNRIDSINYYFIELDDEEQQDLLVYLERTFQIIDQSLKNNQNVLVHCALGVSRSSATVIAYLMKSQKSSSFNDAYRLVKSKRIIIGPNFGFRRQLALYEKLEGDLSMTNVWMRRYIFNRMVHSYSDSYYDHQQPIQCQSRKAKNFLNYLKMFQEYFQQQNQSMLVCQPKCIYYKCKSCRSILFNQNDLIDNENDQQQQQQQQQQQNNNTTNRHVLSTNNDADGTIHIIIVKWIADDLLKYFDSLQKSGKIDCPKCQTKLGRFEWNRPYNYRRFIYTVQYDDYPWMNEVIVPLVLSITRSKIDTYIVQ
- the Cerk gene encoding LOW QUALITY PROTEIN: ceramide kinase (The sequence of the model RefSeq protein was modified relative to this genomic sequence to represent the inferred CDS: deleted 1 base in 1 codon); the encoded protein is MSSSSILYGFRKTSNSYTVNKVKSSSPTSTNSKVMISDISESDDYDDNNNDHHIKHRSIMMNVKTVNIESAPTTTTTRHIPIHQHHYSHAKQSNSDDDFSNKRQLLSSSISTTYASSTSNYSSSSPTSSSDSSSSSSSSSTCEDLSNRHDDSDRDDIVENQKSNNNLNLNKTKQQNQTMLTIPSQQEQKSSSSNDDIGYKVKEKSVILQDNDQIMKKKKLSLSSKSSSSSIPLSITSKYNSAFEPDNLDDDHIVDDERKNEFKITKQNHLKQNSFPIVGTITAPVQLMVSKLQPKTENCFVSLYVNNKRCLVMYNREYLAFEPELTTTKTLLANNNDRVTIKLSDMMAVWICSCRIRRHKQRSHRSSIPLSCNCIENELKLQTQSSLSSSSITTSSTMVTKNRHESMINPSKKQPPFMVRIYYTIYDLPSRNKNGGFRLELLTLSTHDDDQHRQRQSSSSSASASMTIQSISSNNNNNDDDDDDIAIHRETQLLTEIAYSIRTKLESFDRPKRLLLFINPYGGNKKGIQIFENKIKPILNISCIRSNVIITEHANQAKEILLAETTDLNDYDGIICIGGDGMFGEVLNGVLIRTQRENQINYGNIDAMLKKPALKLGIVPAGSTDAVVYATCGHKDPIHSIISIVLGRTINIDVGAVHNRDEEQLIDYTASFMGYGFFGDTIRESERIRWMGTKRYDWAGVKKFLKHRLYSGEIKICLEPNDGSPKDYNPCGINCSTCQQAGIKSRETLSADDSPACISIRGRFLAINSAIVSGRCHMSKYGMSPMAHVGNGCADLILVSKCSRFQYLRYLFSVAFHTKSPFEFDFIDSYRVREFEFNPIVEPTHKRKGYMFEKSIDCDFFDTFEECDYGYESAINDEINIDRVSKNSYKSNIQRQKQSNRKKRCILSSSVWNCDGEIVNDPAIHVKIHCQLIELYAPGFDVGRLLANGNIRQ